The genomic DNA TTGCATGCTTTGGAGTTGCAGATCAACGGTGTCCGGCACGGGCGCCTGGAGTTTGAGGTCCGTGTCTAAAGCCCGAGGCGAATGAGAGGGCGGGGTCTCTTGCAGGGAACAGCGTTATTGGAACGAGCCGCAGCACGGACCGAGGAGTTGCCGGGTGCCGGACTGGTGCATCCCTTCGGGCCGGACTGGGAAGTGTTTAAGGTTCGGGGAAAGGTCTTTATGCTGCTTACGGAAACCACCGGAACCCCGATGGTGATCCTGAAAGCGGCGCCCGATGATGGGCGGACACTCCAAGAGGCCTATGAGCACGTCACGCCCGGCTACCACATGAATAAGAAGCACTGGATCACGCTGACTCCGGGAAGGGACATCGATGCAGGTTTGGTGGATGATCTGGTGACGGAGTCCTACCTGTTGGTTGTCGAAAAGCTGCCCAGAGACATCCGGCCTGTAGACCCGGGGCGGTTCGGCAAATAGCAGCCGGCGGGTCGGCGCGTGGGGCTACTGATTCGTCAATTGCTGGAAGAGCGGTATGGTGTCCAGCCCGAATGAGGACTGCGAATGAGGTGTTGAACGGGCTGGTGTCCTTCGGGACGAACCTCGTCAGAACGGGGGTACCTCTTCCGGTCCTGGGACGGAGCGTGCGTTTGGATCCGCGTCCGCCAGTTCCAGGAAGGGCTCGGTCCGGTAGACCCGGCCGGTGGGCGAGGTCCATTCCAACACCCCCGGCGAAGGTTGGCAGGCCTTCCAATAACCCAGCGTTTTGAACCGGTGATGCCGTCGGCACAGGTGAGCCAGGTTCGAATGCTCGGTGTTCCCGCCCTTGGCCCAGTCTTTGGTGTGGTCAATCTCGGTCACCCCGGTACTGACCCTGCAGCCGGGGAACCGGCAGGTCCCGTCCCGTGCCCGTAACCAGCGGGCGAGCCCGGCGGGGACTTTCCGGCGCCTGCCCACACCCAGGATCTCTCCGGTGTGCGGATCCCGGACAAGTCCGGTCCAGCGGGTAGCGTTGCGGGCCAGCCGGCGGGCGGCTTCGGCACTGATGGGTCCGTAGCCGTGGAGTTCGGCGGGTTCCTCGTTAGCGCCGAAGAGGGTTTCAGCG from Arthrobacter zhangbolii includes the following:
- a CDS encoding MmcQ/YjbR family DNA-binding protein; translated protein: MERAAARTEELPGAGLVHPFGPDWEVFKVRGKVFMLLTETTGTPMVILKAAPDDGRTLQEAYEHVTPGYHMNKKHWITLTPGRDIDAGLVDDLVTESYLLVVEKLPRDIRPVDPGRFGK